The genome window GCGGGCGCCGCTGCCGACGCGCTGGACACCGTTCCGCGCCTTGCCGCTGATCGTACGGCCATGTTTCGTCACCGACGCGGCGGCGGCACTGACGCCTTCCTTGCCGCGACCGGCCGCATTCATGACGGCGTTGTCGCCGCCATTGACATTCTTGACGGCCAGCATGCCCACCCCCGCGGCGACCAGACTCAGCGGGATGACATTTTCCCGCATGAAATCAGCCGACGCTGCGGCAGCGGATTGCGCGTCGACCGGTTCGGCGGCCTGAACGCTTTGTGCATTCTGCGCCCGCTCGGCCTTCGCGGCAGTCCGCTTGTTCTTCTGTTTCGTCTTGGCGGTCGTCTGCTTCGTCTTGCTCTTCTCAGCCATAACTCCTTACTCCTTCTTCTCGGGTTTCGAATACCCCGAACTCAAGGTTCGCCCTTTGGGGGGCAGGGTGAATGCGATCGCGGCTCCAAGGGCGAGGAGTCCCGATACGCATAAAAAGGCGGCCCATAGAGGTGCCACTTCGTCGATTGCCAAGGTCAGACCGACCGCCGCCCAGCCCGTCGCCAATGTGGCGGCGACCAGGCCTAGGAAGCGCCATGCGATCCATTTCGCCAGCAGGTTCAGATGCGGGCGCATCGCGTCCACAAGCATCGCCGCAATTGCGGACAACACAGCAGCCGCGACGCCTTCGATCCCGTTGACGCCTGCCTTTTGCCTGTCGGACTGCCGCGTGGCGGTCATTCTTCGTGCGCCTCGCTCTCGGCGTCCTGTTGGGCGGTTCGCTGGTACTGGAACCAGAGGGTCGCCGCAGCACCAACTGCCGCAGCCCCGGCCAGATAAAGTGCCGGCCGGGCTTTCGCCGCCTCAGACAGCGTGTCAACCGTTTCTTCCGGCGAGGCACGCAGGAGGCGACGCCCCGTGGCACCAAGCCATTCCGCGGCCTGACCGACCAGTGTCGCGGCGTCACCGCGCTGGTTGCCGTCCAGATCTTCCGCGGCAGCATGAGCCGCGCTGGATGCATCCAGCATGGCGGCGGAAACCGCATTCCGCGGCTCGCCAAAGGCATAGTTCATCACCGCCCCAAGCAATTCGCCGGTGGCGGCCTGACCATCCGTCGCCTGTGAGTCGTTTCGGGTTTCGCGGACGGTATCCATTCCGACTGCCTCCGATTTCCGTGTTGCTGTCTGAGTAACGTCGGAAATCCGGGAAAGTTGCATCGCCGTCCGAAAAAATCAGTCGCGGCCGACGGAAAATGCGCGGGAACCGCGCCGCCCCCCTGTCCGTCATGGAAACATGACATATGTTAGTGCCGTATCGGCCTACCTCGTATAAGAGTGTGCGTTCGCAGTTTGGAATGAAACCAACTGGCATCCCCGAACATGCTGCTTCGGGTGGGCCATGAAGGGATACGCTATTGAACCGCAAAGGCGATGAGACCGCGGACCAGAACGAGACCGCGCAAGCGGGATCGCCCCCGCAAGAGCGATCAAACATTCTTGTGCTGATGGGCGGCGCGGACTGGGCCGCCGTGCGCGCAGCGGGCGTTTCAAAATTTCGAACCCAGGCAGACAACTGGACGGTTTTCGTCTTGGAGGGCTGGACCCGGGACAGTCTGGCGACCACGCTCTCCCGGCGCGACACGTCCGTGCGGGCGGAACGGGCCGGTGCGACTGTCCTGACCGGCGATTACAGCGATCTTCAGGACTATGTGGCCGAGGGCGATGAATCCCGGACCAGCATACTGGCGGTTCATGACGAGGGTATTCTGTCCCGCTATCAGCTGCGCATGCTGTTGGCGCGCATGCGGCGCTCGTTCAGTGACGCCAAGATTTCCTCGGCCCGACTGCCGGTTTCCCAGTCTCTCGGCCTGACTGCCAGTTGGGACGACGACGGAAACATCGCGACGAAGCTGCTCGGCATTGTCGGGGTGGTGGCCGCCTTCTCGGGTGCGACATATGGCATAAACCTCTGGGAGAATATCGCTCCCCCCTCGATCACGATGCTTCTGGCGGTTCTGATATCCGCCGTACTTTTCGGACGCTGGGCGGGGATCGTCGCGGCGTGCCTCGGCGCCATCGTCTTGAACCTCGTCTTCATCTGGCCGCTATGGGTCTTCGAGATCTCGGACGCACGCAGCCTGATGACACTGTTCATTTTCCTGGGTGTCGGCGGTCTGATGAGTTTCATCGTCGGGCGTTCGACCGATCGCGCGATTGCCGCCCGCGACAGGCAGGTCACCGCATCGCTTCTCTTCGGCGCGGCCCGGCGTATGGCCGAAGCGAACAACGAGTCGGACGTTGCAAAGGCATTGGGGGATGAGTTCGGCCAGCAACTGGGTTTCCGTCTGGCGGTCATCACTGGCGCCAACGATCCCGATCATGTCGAGCGACAATTGACCGAGCAGGGCATTGAATTCATGCTAAGCGACCTGCAGGCCGCCGTCTTTGCCTGCCAGACATCCGAACCCACCGGTGTCGGGACATCGTTCTCTGACTATGTTCTGAACTATTACGAGCCGATTGCGACAGGTCCCGAGAACGCGCTGCTGGTCGTGTCAGGCGCAGAAGAAACGACGCTGCGGCAGAGCGGCTTCCGGGTCCTGATGGAAAGTCTGTCCGATCTGATCGGTCTGACCTTGTCTCGGATTAAGGCCCGTGAGGCCCTGCATACCGTGCGCCTGCAGTCCGAAGCGGAACAGTCCCGCAGTGCCGTGCTGGCGGCGATGTCCCACGACTTCCGAACACCGCTGTCCACCATTCTGGGCACGGCATCCAGCCTGCAGCAGTTCCGGTCGACCTATTCGGATGAAACGATCGACGAACTGCTCGGAAACATCGTTTCCGGTGCAGAGCGACTGGACAAGTTCGTTCGCAAGATCCTCGACCAGACGCGCCTGCAGGCAAAGCTGGAAATCGAAGATTCGGACTTCGTCGACATGACCGATGTCGTCGATACCGCCTGCGAGACCCTGAACCAGAAACTGCTGAACTATCAGGTCGAGGTCCGCGCGCCGGACGTCGTGCCGCTGATCCGGGGCGATGCCGCGCTTCTGGAGCATCTGGTCCAGAACCTTCTTGAAAACGCGATGAAGTATTCCAAGCCGAAATCGACCATCACCATCGACTTCAAGGCGACGGGATCCACCCTGTCGATCGCAATCAGCGACCAGGGCATCGGATTGACGAAGGAGCAATGCGTTTCGATCTTCGACCCGTTCTACCAGGTGCATGCCGGCGAGGTACGGTCGGACGGAATCGGGCTCGGCCTGTCCATCTGCACCGAAGTCGCGCGCCTGCACAAAGGTTCGCTGCGCGCTGAGAGTGGTGGACTCGGGCATGGCACCACCTTTACAATCGACCTTCCCATTGAAAACGTCGTCGATATCGACGGAGCGAACGACCACGCACAATCGGCATGAAGGTTCTTGTAGTAGATGACGAGGCGCAGATTCGACGTTTCCTGAACGTCAGTCTGAAGGCCCAGGGGTATGAGGTTTATGAGGCCGGGGACTGTCAGGGGGCGGTTCGCGAGTTCACGACGGCGTCGCCCGACGCCGTTATCCTCGACCTCGGGCTACCGGACGGCGACGGTCTGGACGTTGTCAAAACCGTGCGATCCATCGCGTCCACCCCGATCATCGTCCTATCCGCACGCCATGATGAAACCCAGAAGGTCCTGGCCCTCGACGCCGGGGCCAACGACTACGTGACCAAGCCGTTCGGCATGCCGGAGTTGCTGGCACGGCTGCGGCGACTGATCCGGGACATGTCGGAAGTCGAAGCGCAGTTTTCCGGATCCACGCTGACCAACGGTCCGATCCGGATCGATGTCTCTTCCCGCAGCGTCTATATCCGCGACAGGTATGTGCGTCTGACCAAGAAGGAATTCGACATTCTGCTGATGCTGACGCGTCACGCGGGAAAGGTTCTGACGCATCAGCAGATTCTCGGGGAATGCTGGGGACCAGCCTATGTCGAAGAGAAGCAATATCTCCGAATCTATATCAAGAATCTCCGCGACAAGATCGGCGATTCCGGATCGGACCCGGAGTTGTTGCTGACCGAGCCGGGTGTGGGATATCGGCTGGTCAGCGATTCCGAAAACGGTTCGGACCTCCCCGCCCCCGGCGCGGAGACAGCCTGAGCCGTCCGCGCCTGAGAGCAAGGAGGTCCGCCGGGGCGGCGACGGCCTTAGTGCCAGCGCATCAGCAGGAAGAGATTTGCCTTACGCAGGTCGTCGAAGAACTCAGCGAATTCGTCTTTGAGGCTGCTGCAGTACATGGACATTTTAAGTCTCCCGATCTAGGTCCACTCTCAAGCGGCAAGGGCCGAAACGGCCTCCGCCGACATTCCTCCCAAATGCTTGCGCAGTTTTGCGCGCGTACGGCTGAGGCGAGACTTCACCGTGCCGATCGGCTCGCGGTACCGTCGGGCAATCGCCGATTGCGGGCGCTCCATTACGGCCAGTTCGATCAGCGTCTCACGTTCCTTCCGCGGGAAGGTCTTGAGCGCGGCGGCGGTCTGCCCCAGCATCAACTGAATGTTCTGCGGCGCATCGACCGATTCCTCGTCCGCACTCATCTGCTCTCGGGCATAGCGGGCCTTGACCGAGTCGCGGCGCTTACCCGACAGAAAGGCGTTGCGGGTGATGGTGAAGAGCCAGCCGCGCAGGTTGGTTCCGCCTTGGAAGGTATGGGCCTGCTTCAAGGCCTTCTCCACGCTTTCCTGAACGAGGTCGTCGGCGTCGAACTCGCGGCTTGGCCCAACAAGGGACAGCGCGAAGCGACGAATGTGGGGAACCTCATTCACGATATTGTCTCTTACATCACACATGTAAGACGTCTCCGTCTTGATTAGCGATGATGAGAAGATAGGACCTGTCCCCGTAAAACTTCGATATCGCGTTTTGGCCCTGGCCGTTAAAAAATCATTAATGGACATTCTCGGTAATTTCCTGACGCCGCCGTCAGCCGGGCACTGGCGAAACCCCTTCAACTATCTGAAAAAATTAAGTTATTCCAAAACATCCGAACATCGACAGCTGTCTTGAATCAGGGCAGAGACCCGACACCGCGCCCATTAATGACATTAATATCGATGTCAGTGCGTGGGGGTATATATCCCTTTATGACGCGTAAACGGTCGCCGGGAGATCGCGTCAGGCAGCCTGAAAACCGGCCTACGCTGGCCGAGCAAGTGGGCGGAGCACATCAATCGATACCCGGTTCCCGGCTTCAGCCCTGACCGTCGCCCCCATCGCGCGCTATTCCTTGCCCTGCATGCTTTGCTGAATGGTTTCCAGGTGCCCCTGCATCGCGGCAAAGGCATCTTCCGGTTTGCGGGCTGCAATGGCATCGACCACTCGTTCGTGCTGGTCGCTGTGAACCGTCAGAAACTCTCCCGCCCCGATCCGACGATAGGTGCGGTCCCACTCCCTCTGCCAACCGGATCGGCGCCGAATACCCGAGAGATAGTTCAGAAACCCGGTCAGGATCGGGTTCCGGGAAACCGCCGCAAGGGCGTTGTGGAACGCATCGTCCGCCTGCTCACATGCCGGTCGGTCCCGCGCCGCACGCCCTTCGGCCACCCGCCGCCTCAGCAGCGCGACATCCGCCGCGTCAGCGTTCCGGGCCGCCTCCGCGGCAACCTGCGGCTCCAGAAGCAAACGGGCCCGCATCACATCCTCGGGCGACGCCCCCTCAACCAAGACATTGTCGCGCATTGGAAGATGGCGGGGACGCGGGCCGCGGAACGTGCCCTGACCGACATGACGCCAGACTTCACGATCCTTCTCCAGCGATGCCAGACACAGTCGGACGGTCTCGCGGCTGCAACTGAGGTCCCGTGCCAGATCCCGCTCGGTGGGCAGTCGCTCACCGATGGGGATGTCCTCCAGCATCGCACGAAGGTCGACAATGACATCCGAACTCTTCCGCCCCATGGGACCTCCTTTCCAGACCAATTTGCAGACCAATCACCCCGAATGCAATACGGGCCTCTCTCTTGTTCGACGAGGTCTTTGACGTGATCGAAATACTGATTCTTTGCGCGGCGGGATTTGCCGCTGGGGCTCTGAACGCCGTTGCGGGGGGAGGCACGTTCCTGAGCCTTCCCGCCCTGATCTATGTCGGCGTGCCGCCGGTCACGGCGAACGCCACGGCGACCGTCACGGCCCTGCCCGGTTATATCGCCAGTGCCTGGGGGTTCCGGGAAGACATTCGGTCTGAAGGCGCCCTCGGTCTCCGGGCAATCCTGACCGTCACCGTCCTGGGCAGTATTGCGGGGTCGTTTCTACTGATTGCGACTCCCGGGGACGCCTTCCTCGATATTGTTCCCTGGCTCCTGCTCCTGGCGACGCTCCTCTTCGCCACTGGCCCGGCCATGATTGGCCAGTTCCGGAAGCGGTCGGTTGCGTCGGCGGGCCGCCTCGTATCCGGCGTTACCGTCCTCGCGGTCGCGATCTATGGTGGATACTTCAACGGCGGCCTTGGGATCATGCTGCTGGCCGTCTTCGGCTTGATCGGATTCACCGACCTGCACGGGATGAATGGGCTCAAGAACATTCTTTCCGCGCTGCTGTCCCTGGTATCGGCGGTGACGCTTGCCGCCGCTGGTCTGGTGGCCTGGGAACACGCCGTCCTCATGGCCCTTTGCGCGACGGTGGGGGGGTATCTCGGTGCCCGCCTCAGCCGCCGCATCGTCCGAACCGATCTGCTGCGGATTTTCGTGACGGTGGTCGGACTGTTCATGACCGTCATGTTCTTTACAGCCTAGGTAACGCGGCGCCGCATCCACTTTCCGCAAGAACCGCAAACAAGAACTCCGGCCCGGAGGATACCGGGCCGGAGTTTCAAGGCGATGTTCGATTGCGTCAGTCGGCGGCGGCTGTGATGATCATCTCGACCTTCAGGTCTTCCCGCGCCAGACGGGATTCACCACAGGCCCGGGCCGGCGCATGCCCTTCCGGTACCCAGGCATCCCACACCTCGTTCATCTCGGCGAAATCTGCCATGTCCAACAGCCAGATGATGGCCTGAAGGATGCGGTCGGGCGAGGAACCGGCCTTCTCCAGCAGGACCTCGATCCGTCCCAGGCAGTCCCGGGTCTGATCCGCCACGGTCGGGCCTTCCCCGACCTGGCCGCACAGGTAAACCACCCCGTTATGCTTCACGATCCTGGACATGCGTTTGCCGGTTTCGATGCGTTCTATCACTCTTTCATCTCCTGTTGTTCGTTCAGTGCCGCGATCTCTCCCAGGGTTACGGGTTTGATCGGGGGGCGGATTCTGTAATAGCCGGTAGCATCCGGAGAGATGCCGTTCGCCTCGCTCAGCAACGCCGTTACGGTCAGACCGCAATACCGCCCCTGACAGGGGCCCATGCCTGGCCGCCCGAAGGCCTTGGTCTGATTGGGCCCCAGGCAGCCAAGCCCGGCATAGCGACGAATATCGCCGGCGGTCACTTCCTCGCATCGGCAGATGATGGTGGATTCTCCCGGCGACAGCGCTTCCCGATAGGGTGGATAGGCGGCGTCGAGAAACGGTCGGACCGCAAGTTCCTTCCGCAACGCCCGTGTCAGCGACGCCAATTCAGAAGCAATGTCGGCATCGGTTACCGCACCGATGTCCCGGGCGGCATGCAGTGCGGCGATCCGGCCGGCAACCGCGGCCGCCTTCGCTCCACCGATCCCGGCCCCATCGCCAGCCACGAAGACAGTGTCGTTGACCGTTCGCCCGCCCGGACCGGTTTCCGGATTGAAGCAGTGCTGCAAACAATCCCACCGATGGGGAATATCCAGGGACCGTACAGCCTGAACATGCGGGATGACCCCGTGATGCAGCAGGATCGTATCGGCCTCAATCTGATGCTGTTTGCCACCGGCCTCAAACCGTAAGGCCTCCGCGCAACCGGCGCCTTCAACGGCGAGCCCCGTCGCACCGGTGTAGCGCGGCACGCCGGCACGCTGAATCTGACGCAGCATCTTTGCGCCCTTAAGCAGATAGCGCCAGCCCGACAGGGCACCGGGCAGGTGTCTGAGCGCGCGCAGAAAGTCGCTCCGTGTCTGGGTCTCGACAAGGGCGAGCGGCGGCGTCCCGGTCCGCACCATCTGTGCCGCGATCAGATAAAGCAGCGGCCCGGAACCGGCGACGACCGCCCGTTCGGGCACTATTCCGGACTGCTTGAGCAGGATCTGCGCCGCACCGGCCGTCATAACGCCGGGAAGGGTCCATCCCGGTATCGGCATCGGCCTCTCCAACGCACCGGTCGCGATCAGCAAACGCTTTCCTTCGACGCTCCGCGCCTGTCCTGAGACCGAGAAGAACACAGTCGGCCCATCATCAATCTGCCAGACGGTCGCCCCCGGGATATGGCTAATGGACGGATGTTCCAGTCCGCGCACGAGCGGAAGCCCATCCGTATAGTCCGACCCCAGTATATCGCCTCGTCGTGCTGCGGCGCGTTCGACATCGCGGTATATCTGACCGCCCGCCCGCGTCTGCTCATCCAGAACGATCACCGACAGACCCTTCCCGGCGGCCTCTCGGGCCGCAGCCATGCCGGCCGGGCCTGCTCCGATCACGATCAGATCATGCATCATGCGGCTCATGCGGTTTGCGGATCGTCATCCCTTCCCGGACGGCGACAAGGCAGGCCTGCCGCACGACGCCGTCAATCTCGACCAGGCAGTCGTAGCAGGCCCCCATCATGCAGAACGGGGCACGCGGCGCGCCGGAAAGCGGAGTCTCGCGAAAGGTATGGATCCCGGCGGCCAGAAGCGACGCGGCCAGGTTTTCCCCTTCGGGCAATGACAGACCTCGTCCGTCGAAGATGACACGAACGCGTCTGCCATCGGTGTCCAGATTACGAAAAGCGGGCTTCACCGAAGACCTCCAGATCCGGGGCGGCCGATGTCTTTTCCAGCCAGTCGGGCAGGAACCGCGCATGGGCCGCGGACAGCGTGATGCCGCTGTGGCAGGTGACGAGAAAGGCGCCCGGCATCTCCGGGCTTTCCTGATAGATGGGCAGACCGTCGGGCGACAGGATGCGCAACGCTCCCCAGGACCGTACCAGATTGGCGCGGGTCAGGATCGGATAGGCCTGAACGGCGTCCGACGCGAGCCGCGACAACCCGGCTGGCGTGACGCCATTGTTGAGCCCGACCTCTTCATTTGTGGCGCCGATCTGGATGCCGCCCTCGTCGACCTGACGCGCGATCAGGGAGGGGCGGCTCATGATCTTCGGCATCTTTTCGGTAATCAGAACCTGCCCGCGTTGCGGACGGATCGGTGCCTTGAAGCCCATGCGCGGCCCCAGATCGATCGCCCCCAAGCCGGCCGACAGGACCGTCTTGCGGGACCGGACTTCCGTCCCGTCGGCACAGGTGATGCGGAACAGGTCCTGCTTGTCGACGGCGGTGACCTTTTTGCCGACAAGAACATTGCCGCCCTGCGCCCGCACATCCTGAGCCAGCGCGCGCAACAGCCGCAGCGGATTCGCATGGCCATCCTGATGGTGCAGGATCGCGCCAACCACGGAGGGGCCGATATTCGGCTCCTCCCGGCGCAAGGCATTGCTGCCCAAAACTTCGTACGGATAGTCGCCGCCGAGCTTCCGTTTAAGCTCTTCATACTTTGCGACAGTGCTCTGTAACTCTTCTTCGGAGAAATGGAGGTCGTAGCCACCCTCTTGCCGCAGACCGATGTCCCGGCCCGTCGCATCGGCCAGCTCTGCTGCATACTCGGCCCAGGCGCCGGCGGATTGCTGGGACCACTGGGCGTAACGCGGCTGGTTCATCCCCTTCGACTGCACCCAGACCAGGCCAAAATTGCCTCGGCTGGCCCGGAAGGATCCGTCATCCCCGTCGAGGATGGTCACCGACAGGCCGCGTTTCAGCAGCCCCCAGGCGACAGAAAGCCCCACCACCCCGCCACCGATTATGGCGTAGTCCGATTCCATTCCAATTCTCCGAAAGGAGGATCAGGCAGGCGGCCAGGGTGCCGCCTGCCTGATGCCTGACTTAGTTCGTGGCCGACTGGGCGCGGTCGAGGATCGCCTGGCCCCATTCGGCGCCGACATCCTCCAGCACGACCGGCCAGACTTCGGCGCGAATCTTGGAGGCCATCGCGGCAATCTGCTCGTCCGTCAGGGTCACGATGTTCGTGCCGAGTTCGTCGGCAAGCCGCTTTTCGTTGCGGGCCTGATCGGCCTCCGCCACTTCCCATCGGGTGGCTTCGAAAGCTTCCGCTTCCTTCTTCAGCGCCGCCAGGCTTTCCTCCGACAGTTCGGCCATGCTTTCGTTGGACAGCATCATGAACCAGACTTCGAAATGGGTGTTGGCCGGAATGTAAGTCTTGGTCACGTCCCGGAAGGAGGCGTAGTAGCCTTCGGCGCCCGACCCGATGACACCATCCACGACACCGGTCTGGACGGCCGTGAAGGCTTCGGCGAAGGGAATCGGTGACGG of Alphaproteobacteria bacterium contains these proteins:
- a CDS encoding FAD-dependent oxidoreductase — translated: MESDYAIIGGGVVGLSVAWGLLKRGLSVTILDGDDGSFRASRGNFGLVWVQSKGMNQPRYAQWSQQSAGAWAEYAAELADATGRDIGLRQEGGYDLHFSEEELQSTVAKYEELKRKLGGDYPYEVLGSNALRREEPNIGPSVVGAILHHQDGHANPLRLLRALAQDVRAQGGNVLVGKKVTAVDKQDLFRITCADGTEVRSRKTVLSAGLGAIDLGPRMGFKAPIRPQRGQVLITEKMPKIMSRPSLIARQVDEGGIQIGATNEEVGLNNGVTPAGLSRLASDAVQAYPILTRANLVRSWGALRILSPDGLPIYQESPEMPGAFLVTCHSGITLSAAHARFLPDWLEKTSAAPDLEVFGEARFS
- a CDS encoding FCD domain-containing protein: MGRKSSDVIVDLRAMLEDIPIGERLPTERDLARDLSCSRETVRLCLASLEKDREVWRHVGQGTFRGPRPRHLPMRDNVLVEGASPEDVMRARLLLEPQVAAEAARNADAADVALLRRRVAEGRAARDRPACEQADDAFHNALAAVSRNPILTGFLNYLSGIRRRSGWQREWDRTYRRIGAGEFLTVHSDQHERVVDAIAARKPEDAFAAMQGHLETIQQSMQGKE
- a CDS encoding sulfite exporter TauE/SafE family protein; this encodes MIEILILCAAGFAAGALNAVAGGGTFLSLPALIYVGVPPVTANATATVTALPGYIASAWGFREDIRSEGALGLRAILTVTVLGSIAGSFLLIATPGDAFLDIVPWLLLLATLLFATGPAMIGQFRKRSVASAGRLVSGVTVLAVAIYGGYFNGGLGIMLLAVFGLIGFTDLHGMNGLKNILSALLSLVSAVTLAAAGLVAWEHAVLMALCATVGGYLGARLSRRIVRTDLLRIFVTVVGLFMTVMFFTA
- a CDS encoding RidA family protein, which translates into the protein MIERIETGKRMSRIVKHNGVVYLCGQVGEGPTVADQTRDCLGRIEVLLEKAGSSPDRILQAIIWLLDMADFAEMNEVWDAWVPEGHAPARACGESRLAREDLKVEMIITAAAD
- a CDS encoding RNA polymerase sigma factor produces the protein MCDVRDNIVNEVPHIRRFALSLVGPSREFDADDLVQESVEKALKQAHTFQGGTNLRGWLFTITRNAFLSGKRRDSVKARYAREQMSADEESVDAPQNIQLMLGQTAAALKTFPRKERETLIELAVMERPQSAIARRYREPIGTVKSRLSRTRAKLRKHLGGMSAEAVSALAA
- a CDS encoding NAD(P)/FAD-dependent oxidoreductase; translated protein: MSRMMHDLIVIGAGPAGMAAAREAAGKGLSVIVLDEQTRAGGQIYRDVERAAARRGDILGSDYTDGLPLVRGLEHPSISHIPGATVWQIDDGPTVFFSVSGQARSVEGKRLLIATGALERPMPIPGWTLPGVMTAGAAQILLKQSGIVPERAVVAGSGPLLYLIAAQMVRTGTPPLALVETQTRSDFLRALRHLPGALSGWRYLLKGAKMLRQIQRAGVPRYTGATGLAVEGAGCAEALRFEAGGKQHQIEADTILLHHGVIPHVQAVRSLDIPHRWDCLQHCFNPETGPGGRTVNDTVFVAGDGAGIGGAKAAAVAGRIAALHAARDIGAVTDADIASELASLTRALRKELAVRPFLDAAYPPYREALSPGESTIICRCEEVTAGDIRRYAGLGCLGPNQTKAFGRPGMGPCQGRYCGLTVTALLSEANGISPDATGYYRIRPPIKPVTLGEIAALNEQQEMKE
- a CDS encoding response regulator transcription factor; amino-acid sequence: MKVLVVDDEAQIRRFLNVSLKAQGYEVYEAGDCQGAVREFTTASPDAVILDLGLPDGDGLDVVKTVRSIASTPIIVLSARHDETQKVLALDAGANDYVTKPFGMPELLARLRRLIRDMSEVEAQFSGSTLTNGPIRIDVSSRSVYIRDRYVRLTKKEFDILLMLTRHAGKVLTHQQILGECWGPAYVEEKQYLRIYIKNLRDKIGDSGSDPELLLTEPGVGYRLVSDSENGSDLPAPGAETA
- a CDS encoding (2Fe-2S)-binding protein, with product MKPAFRNLDTDGRRVRVIFDGRGLSLPEGENLAASLLAAGIHTFRETPLSGAPRAPFCMMGACYDCLVEIDGVVRQACLVAVREGMTIRKPHEPHDA
- a CDS encoding ATP-binding protein; this encodes MNRKGDETADQNETAQAGSPPQERSNILVLMGGADWAAVRAAGVSKFRTQADNWTVFVLEGWTRDSLATTLSRRDTSVRAERAGATVLTGDYSDLQDYVAEGDESRTSILAVHDEGILSRYQLRMLLARMRRSFSDAKISSARLPVSQSLGLTASWDDDGNIATKLLGIVGVVAAFSGATYGINLWENIAPPSITMLLAVLISAVLFGRWAGIVAACLGAIVLNLVFIWPLWVFEISDARSLMTLFIFLGVGGLMSFIVGRSTDRAIAARDRQVTASLLFGAARRMAEANNESDVAKALGDEFGQQLGFRLAVITGANDPDHVERQLTEQGIEFMLSDLQAAVFACQTSEPTGVGTSFSDYVLNYYEPIATGPENALLVVSGAEETTLRQSGFRVLMESLSDLIGLTLSRIKAREALHTVRLQSEAEQSRSAVLAAMSHDFRTPLSTILGTASSLQQFRSTYSDETIDELLGNIVSGAERLDKFVRKILDQTRLQAKLEIEDSDFVDMTDVVDTACETLNQKLLNYQVEVRAPDVVPLIRGDAALLEHLVQNLLENAMKYSKPKSTITIDFKATGSTLSIAISDQGIGLTKEQCVSIFDPFYQVHAGEVRSDGIGLGLSICTEVARLHKGSLRAESGGLGHGTTFTIDLPIENVVDIDGANDHAQSA